The Cryptomeria japonica chromosome 2, Sugi_1.0, whole genome shotgun sequence region catgacctgttggggccttaaaccccttacccgcaACTGTTACTGCATTAACAAAaccttcccaatacacattgtttgctgcattgaaagatagattattgtaaaaccaaaagtttgaagctgctatccgtgcttgttcatgcttctctttattccatcctgtaccttcaagtgaaggttgtgcacctggaacattgcgtggtacaaaaaaattagggtctaatctaacaggagtgccactagcctcaccctcattgtcaccaaaagatgaaagtgattGACGACCCCGAGTGTGACCTatgggacccgaagtggacaatgtgggattcattgcagctgccatggcttctcttgttttttgcctttcttccttatgcatatcattCTCAACAAGAATGGCCTTCATCTCCCTAATAATTTCAAgagttgatttggggcatgcctccacaccatatccaggtatttgtgcaaggtggtattttaatctattgattccaccagtcatccattttgtgcattcggtgcaagtgacctccccctttttgcttcctgcaatcccatatttccatgctttatctctttgtcttcctgaccttggggttgcccttggagttgaacttgccattgctgatttaacatgaaaaaaaaaaaatcagcagggttttatggaaaatcaacataaaaaatgacaatgaatcatttgggaaaaatagcattcaaaaacaagaaaaaaaaatgaggaaataacttaggaaagaaaatagaaaaaaatttggcaacatatccccttgtttttcaagatttttttgagtttcaaaacaatgaaatgattcaaatgaaaaaaaaagaaagagaaaaaatccttacctagatctctcttgctgattttttcttcttccctctactccttcaaaccctacaaacctgctaaaaccaaacaaaaataaaaatgaagtgaaaaacaaaaaaaaggtcACTTTTAACCCTTCACGGGCGTCTTTTCTGGGTCCACGAGTCcctgcgaaagactcgcgagtccgagcaaaagactcgcgcgagtctttgcgaaagactcgcgagtcctaGGCGAGTCGACTCGCGGCGCcaaaggactcgcgagtccgtggcgactCGCCAAGTTTTAAAACTATGGTCAAGAACATACAATCCATCAAACGCTATCAACCATCATACAGCTTCCTTCCCTAGTTGACACCGTATATTGGCTTAACACTCCAAAATCTCTATTTTTTGGCTATGTCAGCATTATTTTTGGCCtcttaaaaaataatgaaaaggatgTGTGCCATGGAGTTCTGTGTGGTTCTAAAGGTCTTAATTTGGTTTGTGTAGTCCTCAGACCCCATGAGGGGTGGTGCCCCTTGACCTCATTGGGATGTTGCCCCTAGACCCCCATCACActcattttattttccaagcacaATCCAAGTTTGAGTTTGCAAAGTACAAGTCATTGTCGCCACTATTGATATCAGTCTTCCCTCATGTTACTTGACGTTTACTTGTCGTATAGAAGGTGACTGTTTTCTTTTGGGGTAATGTAGTCAACGTACAATGTCTATTGTTCGATAATATTGGTTATTAGACTATGTATAAATTGTTCGTATTAAGTGTTTGTCGGCATCAGGTAATTGTAAGTGTCAATTGGTTGActgttgtgttcctcttggcaaccgtTGGGTCCTTTAAATATATTGTGTATTGTCAAGGAAAGTAGTATGATCTGGTTAGATCAACTCCAATCCCTGGCTGatcatctctggtcttcttctgtAATAAATTCATGTGCGAATAAAGACATTTTACTATTGtatttggtatgcattgtcatctttATTATTAATTCATGTATATGATTTATCATATATAGCAGTAAATATGCCTAGTTGTAAATGTATGGAAACTAACGCGGCATGCCAACATCTATGCAATGCACTAGCATTCTGCGACATTTCATCAATCCTTGATCAATCCCACGAATTTCAACCTTTGTTTCCTTTCTAGTTGGTAGgtgttgacatgtattttgtacacaaccaaacacagaataaaatacccaaatggtaccttatcctctcttgattaaagcctctgaatgctaaagatatcgcgaaaaggatcaatcagggtgacttcaaggttcttcgttgtaggatctctacgtgtggataagcaccagtggtcgttgtaaatgctgtttcttcaaggggtcttacgcactttcTGAGAAAGCTTGTCCATGTTACTCTCGTTtgactgcaggaacaggattttcctaatactaacagattatcaaaaatagcaaaagataagggtttcaagagatgaatgctaatctaatcctaagaatgactcaatgtaagctggacttggtaagattctaccaatttcagtattgccaaggaattacaactctactggaattgatgctatcttctaaggtgatttagtgattttcaaatcatcaaggacatagatactatcataaagatacatatcaatatttcaacaatgattgaatgattaagCAATCTCactatctccagttgaccacacaagtcgtccttacaatcagtaagaagctagtggtttggaacgtgaatctcaccaaagatcaagcacaacacttaatCCTTTGaacttaaacttaaatactacttcgactgagaatgattcaagaagataaacaatcatgaagatagccacaagtattgcaataaaccaccataacttcaatattttattgatctcaaagccaaatagacaacaattgttccaaattctttcttcactacccaatcttgctacacaataactttcttctctaagctctctctcttctctaacttctaactattatcaaaatgaaaatgagtgagggtatatatagcatcctcaaatacaatgaatggcccatatcaaaagaagatcaacggctgagattttgacacctaaaccctaattagggtttgttacaaaaaaggtccccatttagatgaacattattaaatgcatagccaaatatttaattggcacaaatatcgaggaaacatagaccaataggaaataagttgccacatcatcctataacaacttttcatctagaattttgttccctttcctatgctcctttttagcatatccaacgaatctggacacaattccctcaatctcagcaatgggaatcttaggaagattcttcattcattcttccaagtgaatgacctgatcaaaagcagtgagaagagctgtctcccatccaggttcaagctcgttgatcttctcaatcaggaacatggtagtgaacatcagatctcgttgctcatctgtgatgatgttctcctctttaaaaaagatgaccttgactctctcctccaactcttggatgtccacatctgtctcaatctcaatccgcctgccaagaatggtacacaacacttcaaacatcttatcttgaattggatggatgacaccttcaacttgactgcatttggtgttgatgtcttcaaaaagaacctctttcatctggagcagagctgaccactgtaggaggtatgagttcctccatccattatcttttcttgtgccaggatccgtcttggtgtttgccttattacttgcaggataggaatgataacatctttagtgtgagtgaaagcggctacagttatcatgAGATTATGgacaatctcaaggacctggatagctcgatgaattgtcttcatcattcttgttgcaaattcaacagctaccatgtgggatttatcaatccaagagctcataagctgaaccaagctcttgaccctttctgcttcgccaactgattcaagaggaagtgcttgtaaaggagatactgttggatcctgatgtctcaagggctgattgagatgactaaaatagcctctccaagcaccaacctctctctcaagcttcctattcttttccatttcttccttaagtttgtctttaagtgcttcaaattaatcggttgcttcttccatcgcttgttcagtagtgagtggaccaagctcaaatgtttctaagtcatactcatctgcaagaatctcaccttcatacttgtccactactggtgtagctatttgcaatttcccggatcctgtctcatcccttattaccttggacatctttgtggccttcttttccattacctcttgagaatttcctataaggctttttaaatcaaatacatcttcttcttcttcaaccacaaccacccttgtcagtctctcttttaaccaatccgggatggcggatcttgtttctcttacttgtatctctttaggcagTGGTTCATcctctcggagaggagatgtcacttcatcatcattcttctcttcatgtagctcattagcatcaacttggggagattgacttgatgaatgttgaggcgTCTGTCCCTTCTCTGGCTTGTCATTTTGCActatggattccatagattcatcaacttcaGGTACCACCTTCCCCTTGGCTTGCcttcttttcatgtcgagaagatgtgcttgatggATGATCACAAttggcttcttgcttcttcttggaaggttcccttttctcaggtctttctttcctctttgcacctctaggatgagaagtgttctcacttacgcttgcttctccttcttctggtcttgcctccaaagtaaaagtcattgatacATTTTGCtccctcaacttctgatgctgtacatccacccatctgcgagtacatgataaaacaggagccatcaaagctctcaagtctaaaacctcaggctcattccaatctatcttcactgctttgtcttctttgtcataggacgactggaggtatctgccattatcttgggcttgatcagctaccctataaactttgcatttcctgatgaaatctaagggTAGcatggaatgcatctttcttttaacctctaaatcacttgggagattcatccaaaagtcctccacctgaaactcatgtttgtacttcttaccgattgtctcctccatataaccgtgaggatcaaaattctcccgcgaggcaaaggatgtgaatgaatataaagataattccttctctgcatcttccgagGCTTGAGTGTTGGACATACTTCaagtgaattccctagtatgatgggcacgggaattccatttccatgcttgtgtctggatacctttgcataagctgccaactgtctagtcacctcaagtagtactatcctgtctgtcggatacctcggcaacatgtagggaggtgatggacacccatgaactctgatgtatgtaaaattttgaaactggatgaaccatgcaccatacttcttcacaagctcttgtgcatccagagatagtcgattatgaatcccaccttgcaatatcctagtaatgttcatcgtgaaggtatcattgactaacttgtagtcacttctaggcagatgatgcagatgaacataggaatcacaaactctcatttctccgggtcctcttccgatcactcctctgtgaggtagccctgcatactcgaaactcctgattaaggcatatataacatatgagctcatgtggaatgatttggtgggtcttagccttctcaattGCACGTCCAGactattgctaataattctggcccaatgaagcattccctttccttggactatcacttgaatgaagaagaacatccacttttcgaagtagaaAGCTTGAGGAGACCCTGTAACTCAATTGAGTAGagtgatcaaatctctgtattcctcctggaaatcgatcctatgcaatgtattgggaatcttgttcaagcgaggccgagttttgagcaaccaattcttattgatgagattcagacaagTATCAGAatcatcttcatagatcgacctggctccttctaagcttttgtaaatcatatctttatgctctggaagatgaagagcttcacttatagcttcctctgaaagataagctaaggtgttcccttccttggatatgatcgaccttgattgtgagtcatagtggcgggcacactcgatcatcagctcatgacacttgattgctggagggaaacctgccgccttgatgatgccactttcaattatcttcttcgcaacgggtgatggcttgccaatgtaggggacctctcgaaacttcttcacattgaagtttcctaagttggtgtctctgatattactccatttggacacgatcctggtctccaatttgtcattcttctgatcttctttgatgagagccgggCGACTAGTAGATACTCCAgactttggagtcgccatcttgatacctacacaacatttcaaaattagtccttGAGCATTAAAGGATAGAAAATAAGactcaaaaggaagatttaagatattaattaggaaacttcatgataaatctagagttatcatttcctaatcaacACTTAGTCTTTTCTAAAAAAAGTGCCCAAAAATCAAGTCTTACACAAGGATATTAGGataatttcgccatacctcctcttgagtactaAACTCTTAAGACCTttgaaaatgatgcaagaaaaatggatTTTGCTAGGCAAGGTTTAAATCATAGCCCTCTCTTGGATGAATTATGCCTCCTTTATCTTCAAAAGAATAAATTCCACCCTCCTTAGCCttcaacacttagtagaaattcgctccaaacaagctatatttcgctcctccaatttgctctccaatttcgcacttagaaggaatgaatgaatgatttgaaatgtgaagcaacactcctccattatatagagcgctcaccctactcccttcaaggccgacttggaaaaaaaggggtaaaaaaataaataaaatctccaaaaaaGGGTGGCCGACTTGCAAAATAAAGGTAGAATAATGCCTTGAGCgctcattttaaattttaaaaaattaatttgaatcctccaaggtaaaattttgattatttcaaggtcaaaattaatttattaaatgcaaaaatgcttttaaattaatgcgaatttaaatttaattttcccaAATGTTTCGAATTTAGCAAATTTGGCAATTTAGTGCAAACTGGAGAATATCAATTTCTTGATCAAGGTCTCAATGAAGCTTGCAaataatttcgccctggaccctctccaagggtcgaGAGCGATTTTCCAAATTTAGCCTTGAAGGTTTCATACCTTGACTCTAAAAATCTCCTGGAGGGTGAATTCTTATCTAGTTAAGGTCTTGCATTTCAAGTTTTGGCATTCTGCATGAGGAATTTAGGTGGAAGtgtggatttcgccctggaccctctccaagggttaggagcgattttctcATTTTAGGCTTATAATCCACCTTAACTTAATTGTTGAACTCTCTACGCAATTTCCAAGATCCATTTCCTTGCGCCACCAAGTTACTTCATCAAAAATCTTGAAGGAAATAATGCTTTTAGaggaatttcaccctggaccctctccaagggttagGAACGATTTTCATAATTTGGCTCAAAATTGTCATTATTCAAAGTTCACAATCTCTTCAAGGCATCTCAAATAGGTCTTCTCACTGAATTCTAGACTTAGCTCAATCCAACTTAGGAGAAAaagtgtgattttggtgtttttcgccctagaccctctccaagggttaggagcgatttttgcaacTTTGACTAGAAATCCTCATTTCCTTATCTAAAAACTTCTTCACCAAGCAAGATCATGTTTATGCCTCCAAActaagcaagaaaatcctctttccaagtttttcgccctagaccctcagcaagggtcaggagcgatttttgcaaattaggctcaatccatcatcatttttcgTTGAAACTTTTATTCATCACTAGGTAATGTCTTTCCTTATCCACTCCATCCAAATTTGTCTTGTTTCTACAGGGTAGAATAAGAGAttttcaaattttcgccctggaccttctccaagggtcaggagcgatttttctttcCTAGCCCAGGATCatcaatttttggaagcaaatcttTATTCATCATGTCTTTGGAGGCCTTTTTTACCTTAGTataaccttgccttagcacaacCTTGAAGGGAACATGTTGGttttatgattttcgccctggaccctctccaagggtcaggagcgactttttggtTTCAAGCATATTCCTTCACTCTTTTGACTTCAAATCACCTCtaaggcataacacatcacgtCCTTCTCCTATCCAAGCAAGATTTTGCCTTAATTCTACAAAAAAAGGAGAGAACcttggaaattcgctctggaccttcagcaagggtcaggagcgattctGATAATTGCCTTCAAAACTTTCACTCTCGACAATCCTTCTTCTCTTCAAGGCAATTCGAACATCATTTCACACTCATGCCTAGGCTTAGCTTCGTTCAAACTTGGAGGAAAAAGTAGGTTTTTAGAATTTTCGCCCTAGGCCTTcacaaagggtcaggagcgaactttgccatctagaccaaaatgcttcacttttcaccttcaaacttctttgctaaggaagattTCATCTTGTATTGTGCTATGAATAGGTTTTCATGCCCAAGAAAGGTAAAATAATGTGCTTgaaaggaatttcgccctggaccctcagcaagggtcaggagcgaaattacctttcctgggcaaaactccttcatctcTTCATCTTCAAACAAGTTTGGAGGCTTCATCATGCTCATTTCACCATTCATCATGCCTTTGACATcttaatttgaccaaacaaggccagaaATGACTCTAAtaggaattttcgccctggacccttagcaagggtcaggagagaaatttAGGTTTTCAAAAAAGTCATTCATCTTTTCAAGTTAAAACTTTTTCAGGCGGGTAGAGGGAGTTGTTCATTTTCCATTCATGTTCAAAGCTTGATCCTTTTTCATtgcaaaatgaagaaaatcaaaatttcgccctaggccctcagcaagggtcaggagcgaatttgtgtttgttgcccaaaattcatcatttttcatgttttcaaaCCTTCAATTGCCTCAAGTGACGTCCAATTCTCCTTCCGGGAGACCCTACaaaaaacaagttagccaaaattagtgcaAAATAAGcttaaacaacattttcgccctggaccctcagcaagggtcaggagcgaaatcttcattttaggctaaactgctcaaaatttaagtctcaaaccacttcacaaggcaaagtcaggtcattttcaaggccaggaaccagttagcaaatCCTCTCAAAACAAGAAACTATGTTTAGAACGAAGTTCGCCttggaccttcagcaagggtcaggTGCGAATTTTctatttcaggcatcatcttgctctcAAAAAATCGATCAAAACCTCCCAGGCAAGAACACACAAAATCATCTTAAAACAtgtcaacacttagtcaaaattgtgaaggaaatccagtttacaaggaatttcgccctgctccctcagcaagggtcaggagcgaatttgacatttTCAGGCTCTTGATTCATTTCATACCCATTTAGCCTAGCTCACTGGACTCCCTTCCTTCACTGACCACGCTTAACTGACTCAGACTTGGAAACAAACAAGACTTTACCCTAAAAAACCCCTATTCaatctagacctaacctgagacctatttgACTCTCCTGAAAGGTTTACCTCATTCCAACAATCTCAATTCTTCAGGGAGATATttaacaattttccaaaatttgatTGGACCTAGCTTGAATGATGCCAAAAaagaacccctaaggtttagccctagcccagatagatcactcactcactcaaaatcccAAAAAAATTAGAGAGAAGAACTGACagagagaaagcaaaacaaaagcaaaaagagggggtccccattcaatttggggcaatgtgtgaaatggtcacaacagtaggTAATCACTCTAGAGAGAATTTGAATAGATATTTGTTGCCTTCTCCCTCTTTGACCATTTTCAAAGAAATTCTTTGCATTCTATCACTCTCTTGACAATTTTGAACTCTTGCAAACTATTCTCCATTGTTAACAGCACTACAAATTCTTACCAGCAATCTACATGATGTGAAGGTTATCGTGTATTATCAACCTCATGGAATTATGATGGAAATCCTTAGACATGCATTGTAATCTTCATGAACTCCTATAAAGCATTTGTGAGGTCAtcttgcttttttttttctttctcagaTTCTCATTTTCTCATTGTCATTATTGTTGAATCCCTTAGTGCTATTGCCTTTTGCATTTTGGGATTACACTTTCATTTGCCAAGCATTGTTATTCTAGTTCTGTTG contains the following coding sequences:
- the LOC131063010 gene encoding uncharacterized protein LOC131063010 gives rise to the protein MASSTPRATPRSGRQRDKAWKYGIAGSKKGEVTCTECTKWMTGGINRLKYHLAQIPGYGVEACPKSTLEIIREMKAILVENDMHKEERQKTREAMAAAMNPTLSTSGPIGHTRGRQSLSSFGDNEGEASGTPVRLDPNFFVPRNVPGAQPSLEGTGWNKEKHEQARIAASNFWFYNNLSFNAANNVYWEGFVNAVTVAGKGFKAPTGHDFSGPLLGKAVKNTQGVVDDQKRYWKRKGCSISSDGWTNGRNRTLLNFLVASNGAMVFIKSVDASNEIKNAETLCNMLDGVVQEVGVENVVQIIADNAAAYVSASRMLMERHPSITWSPCAAHCLDLVLEDIGKI